In Ostrea edulis chromosome 6, xbOstEdul1.1, whole genome shotgun sequence, a single window of DNA contains:
- the LOC125683194 gene encoding two pore potassium channel protein sup-9-like: MHSWPVTVLLNNAAIEFKELDANNLLFTYRSRTCQDQSARSTRISAVAMKRQNVRTLSLIVCTFTYLLIGAAVFDALESENEINLKNQLLKDEQKMIEKFNISAKVFEEIRINVLHSKPYKAGVQWKFSGALYFSLLVVSLIGYGHSTPKTVFGKIFCMLYALAGIPLCMIMFQSVGERLNTFVTYLLKNIKKCFRFKKTEISQTDVLFITLSLSSLILTTGTLLFSELENWSIINSVYYCFITLTTIGFGDFVALQKENILQTRPGYVLFVLLFILIGLTVISAAMNLLVLRCLTLNSEDEKRDEMKAAEAARNAVRLNGDVITGNGGVVSNANETPEYQDTMSVCSCSCYKWRSPNNGKIYSSNPTINHVTSFSVAKDDEMSEETDSFLQWQRTKRASF; this comes from the exons ATGCATTCATGGCCTGTCACAGTCCTCCTCAACAATGCAGCGATAGAATTCAAGGAATTGGACGCAAACAACTTATTATTTACATATCGATCCCGAACTTGCCAAGATCAAAGCGCGCGCTCGACAAGG atttctgCTGTAGCCATGAAGCGACAGAATGTGAGAACGCTGTCCCTGATCGTCTGTACCTTTACATATTTACTTATTGGAGCAGCTGTTTTTGACGCTTTGGAGTCAGAAAACGAAATCAACCTGAAGAACCAGCTACTAAAAGATGAACagaaaatgatagaaaaattCAATATCAGCGCCAAAGTCTTCGAGGAAATTCGAATTAATGTTTTACACTCCAAGCCTTACAAAGCTGGTGTACAATGGAAATTTTCTGGGGCGTTGTACTTTTCACTTCTGGTTGTATCCCTCATAG GTTATGGACACAGTACTCCTAAGACCGtgtttgggaaaatattttgcatGCTCTACGCACTGGCCGGGATTCCTCTTTGTATGATCATGTTTCAAAGCGTTGGCGAAAGACTCAACACGTTTGTGACATACTTGctgaaaaacataaaaaaatgtttcagaTTCAAGAAGACCGAAATTTCTCAAACAGACGTTTTGTTTATTACCTTAAGTCTTTCTTCGCTGATCTTGACCACAGGAACTCTATTGTTCTCAGAACTCGAGAACTGGTCAATCATAAATTCCGTCTACTACTGCTTCATTACCCTCACCACCATTGGGTTTGGTGATTTCGTAGCTTTGCAGAAAGAAAACATTCTTCAGACACGGCCAGGTTATGTATTATTCGTCCTTCTTTTCATTCTTATAGGCTTGACTGTCATTTCTGCTGCCATGAATCTCTTAGTGCTTCGTTGTTTGACCCTAAACAGTGAGGATGAAAAACGAGACGAGATGAAGGCTGCCGAGGCCGCACGAAATGCTGTGCGTTTAAATGGTGACGTCATCACCGGAAATGGTGGGGTAGTTTCAAATGCAAACGAAACTCCTGAATACCAAGACACTATGTCAGTATGCTCTTGTTCGTGTTATAAATGGCGGTCCCCAAACAATGGGAAAATATATAGTTCCAATCCAACAATTAATCACGTGACGTCATTTAGTGTTGCTAAAGATGACGAAATGTCTGAAGAAACAGATTCATTTCTTCAGTGGCAGAGAACAAAGCGAGCTTCGTTCTGA